The Xanthomonas sp. DAR 34887 genome has a segment encoding these proteins:
- a CDS encoding AAA family ATPase yields MRAIDAEHYLMDVTLKQDRVASMQAWPYSLPAVRNLGVLRFHPKVTFIVGENGSGKSTLLEAIAVAWGFNAEGGTKNFNFSTLASHSGLHDALRLGRSGRRARDGFFLRAESFYNVASEIDRLGVVDSYGGTSLHAQSHGESFFALMLHRFGGNGFYVLDEPEAALSPSRQMAMLTRLHQLVQQRSQFVIATHSPILMAYPHADILQIGEDGLQRVAYRDTEHYRLTRAFLEQPQRMLETLLDDD; encoded by the coding sequence GTGCGCGCGATCGATGCCGAGCACTATCTGATGGATGTCACGCTGAAGCAGGACCGCGTGGCGTCGATGCAGGCCTGGCCGTATTCGCTGCCGGCGGTGCGCAACCTGGGCGTGTTGCGCTTTCATCCGAAGGTGACCTTCATCGTCGGCGAGAATGGCAGCGGCAAGTCGACCCTGCTGGAAGCGATCGCGGTGGCCTGGGGCTTCAATGCCGAGGGGGGGACCAAGAACTTCAACTTCAGCACCTTGGCGTCGCATTCCGGCCTGCACGATGCCTTGCGCCTGGGCCGCAGCGGCCGCCGCGCGCGCGACGGGTTCTTCCTGCGCGCGGAGAGTTTCTACAACGTCGCCAGCGAGATCGATCGACTGGGCGTCGTCGACAGCTATGGCGGCACGTCGCTGCACGCGCAGTCGCACGGCGAGTCGTTCTTCGCGCTGATGCTGCACCGCTTCGGCGGCAATGGCTTCTATGTGCTGGACGAGCCGGAAGCGGCATTGTCGCCGTCGCGGCAGATGGCGATGCTGACGCGGCTGCATCAGCTGGTGCAACAACGCTCGCAGTTCGTGATCGCCACGCATTCGCCGATCCTGATGGCGTACCCGCACGCGGACATCCTGCAGATCGGCGAGGACGGCTTGCAGCGCGTGGCGTACCGCGACACCGAACACTACCGGCTGACGCGCGCGTTCCTGGAGCAACCGCAGCGCATGCTGGAGACGCTGCTCGACGACGATTGA
- a CDS encoding beta-galactosidase yields MPSPSWFPQRAIALLFGALFALAAAVPDARAQATRYADAAPLLLGVAWYPEQWPEAQWEHDLALMEAAHVRVVRIGEFAWSRMEPREGQYDFAWMDRAIAAAARHHMVVVLGTPTAAPPAWLTQAYPDTLRVGEDGVRDEHGNRQQFSFASARYRRFAHAIAEQMAQRYGRNPHVVGWQLDNEYAQASFDPEAKAQFHAWLQRKYGSIEELNRRWATAYWSQTYNDFAQIPVHEDGQNPALLLEWKRFVSDTWTDYSRNQIDAIRPHADPRQFITTNTMGWFAGFDAYKVHSVLDIAAWDDYVAGERYDWVDNAARHDLTRGYKQRNYWVMETQPGFVNWRATNVALRKGQVRAMAWQAVAHGADAVAYWQWRAAPNGQEEYHGTLVGADGEPVPVYAEIQQVGAEFAKAGAALAGTTPHADVALINDFDSRWALGFQKHSADFDPVVQMKSFYRPLRQQAQVVDVVSALAPLDGYKLVVAPSLNVLSDAQAQRLQAYVERGGHLVLGPRSAMKNADNGLQPQRQPGPLGELLGGRVQQFYALDKPIPVAGAAGEGSAKIWAEQLQARAAQTEVPLRYGQANGWLDGEPAVLTRRVGKGRISYVGAWLDDATLDRLTGDWLRDAQVRAPLADVPADVEVGVRSDGRRRVLVLINHGSDAQQVRLPAPMRSLLGTGAASDVVRLAPEDVAVLDDRR; encoded by the coding sequence ATGCCATCGCCTTCCTGGTTCCCGCAGCGCGCGATCGCGCTCCTGTTCGGCGCGCTGTTCGCCCTGGCCGCGGCAGTGCCTGATGCACGCGCGCAGGCCACGCGCTATGCCGATGCCGCACCGTTGCTGCTGGGTGTGGCCTGGTATCCGGAGCAATGGCCGGAGGCGCAGTGGGAGCACGATCTGGCGCTGATGGAAGCGGCGCACGTGCGCGTGGTGCGCATCGGCGAGTTCGCCTGGAGCCGCATGGAGCCGCGCGAGGGTCAATACGATTTCGCCTGGATGGATCGCGCCATCGCCGCGGCCGCGCGGCACCACATGGTGGTGGTGCTCGGCACGCCGACGGCCGCGCCGCCGGCGTGGTTGACCCAGGCCTATCCGGACACGCTGCGCGTCGGCGAGGACGGCGTGCGCGACGAGCACGGCAACCGCCAGCAGTTCTCCTTCGCCAGCGCGCGCTACCGGCGGTTCGCCCATGCCATCGCCGAGCAGATGGCGCAACGCTACGGGCGCAACCCGCATGTGGTCGGCTGGCAGCTGGACAACGAATACGCGCAGGCCTCGTTCGATCCGGAGGCCAAGGCGCAGTTCCATGCCTGGCTGCAGCGCAAGTACGGCAGCATCGAGGAATTGAACCGGCGCTGGGCCACCGCCTACTGGAGCCAGACCTACAACGACTTCGCGCAGATCCCGGTGCACGAGGATGGGCAGAATCCGGCCCTGTTGCTGGAATGGAAGCGCTTCGTCAGCGACACCTGGACGGACTACTCGCGCAACCAGATCGACGCCATCCGCCCGCACGCCGATCCGCGCCAGTTCATCACCACCAACACCATGGGCTGGTTCGCCGGCTTCGACGCCTACAAGGTGCACAGCGTGCTCGACATCGCCGCCTGGGACGACTACGTCGCCGGCGAACGCTACGACTGGGTGGACAACGCGGCGCGCCACGATCTCACCCGCGGCTACAAGCAGCGCAACTACTGGGTGATGGAAACCCAGCCGGGCTTCGTCAACTGGCGCGCGACCAACGTGGCGCTGCGCAAGGGCCAGGTGCGGGCGATGGCCTGGCAGGCGGTGGCGCACGGCGCCGATGCAGTCGCGTACTGGCAGTGGCGCGCGGCGCCGAACGGGCAGGAGGAATACCACGGCACCCTGGTCGGTGCCGATGGCGAGCCGGTGCCGGTGTATGCGGAGATCCAGCAGGTGGGCGCGGAGTTCGCCAAGGCCGGCGCGGCGCTGGCGGGCACCACGCCGCACGCGGACGTGGCGCTGATCAACGACTTCGACAGCCGCTGGGCGCTCGGCTTCCAGAAGCACTCGGCCGATTTCGACCCGGTCGTGCAGATGAAGTCGTTCTATCGGCCGCTGCGGCAGCAGGCGCAGGTGGTCGATGTGGTCTCGGCGCTGGCGCCGCTGGATGGCTACAAGCTGGTGGTCGCGCCGTCGCTCAACGTGCTCAGCGATGCGCAGGCGCAGCGGTTGCAGGCCTATGTCGAACGCGGCGGGCATCTGGTGCTGGGTCCGCGCAGCGCGATGAAGAACGCCGACAACGGCCTGCAGCCGCAGCGCCAGCCGGGCCCGCTCGGCGAGCTGCTGGGCGGCCGCGTGCAGCAGTTCTATGCGCTGGACAAGCCGATCCCGGTCGCCGGTGCGGCCGGCGAGGGCAGCGCGAAGATCTGGGCCGAGCAGCTGCAGGCGCGCGCCGCGCAGACCGAGGTGCCATTGCGCTATGGCCAGGCCAACGGCTGGCTGGACGGCGAGCCGGCGGTGCTGACCCGACGCGTGGGCAAGGGCCGCATCAGCTACGTCGGCGCCTGGCTCGACGACGCCACCCTCGATCGCCTCACCGGCGATTGGCTGCGCGATGCGCAGGTGCGCGCGCCGCTGGCGGACGTGCCTGCGGATGTGGAGGTCGGCGTGCGCAGCGACGGCCGCCGCCGCGTGCTGGTGCTGATCAATCACGGCAGCGATGCGCAGCAGGTGCGTCTGCCGGCGCCGATGCGCTCGCTGCTGGGCACGGGCGCGGCCAGCGACGTGGTACGGCTGGCGCCGGAGGACGTGGCGGTACTGGACGATCGCCGATGA
- a CDS encoding glycoside hydrolase family 30 beta sandwich domain-containing protein, whose amino-acid sequence MKTPRILATLLAMTTAVLSAAPALAQNVTVTPSQTYQTIQGFGGMNGAGWIADLTSAQVDLAFGSGDGQIGLSIMRMRIDPSSSGWSLQVPSAVRARSHGAVLLASPWSPPAYMKSNNSLNNGGKLLTQYYGAYAKHLLDFSNYMSGKGAPLYALSLQNEPDWHPDYESAEWSASDFTNFLSAQGAGFGSLKVLAAESLNFNPTLTDALLNSSASQHVDLIGGHLYGVQPKDYPLARSKGKPLWMTEHYTDNTDGNAWPSALGVASELHKSMAASYSAYIWWYIRRSYGLITEGGTISKRGYAMAQYARFVRPGATRIGATAAPYSDVAVTAYKRTDNKLVLVAVNTGTQYRELKVTVPSGSAASFTKYSTSASTNVGYGGAYQVSNGQTAFYVDPQSVATFISN is encoded by the coding sequence ATGAAGACACCACGGATTCTCGCCACCTTGCTGGCGATGACCACAGCCGTCCTTTCCGCCGCGCCCGCCCTGGCGCAGAACGTCACCGTCACCCCAAGCCAGACCTACCAGACGATCCAGGGCTTCGGCGGCATGAACGGCGCCGGTTGGATCGCCGACCTCACCTCGGCCCAGGTCGATCTGGCCTTCGGCAGCGGCGACGGCCAGATCGGCCTGTCGATCATGCGCATGCGCATCGACCCCTCCAGCTCGGGCTGGAGCCTGCAGGTACCGTCCGCGGTGCGCGCGCGCTCGCATGGCGCGGTGTTGCTGGCCTCGCCGTGGTCGCCGCCGGCGTACATGAAGTCGAACAACAGTCTCAACAATGGCGGCAAGCTGCTGACGCAGTACTACGGCGCCTATGCCAAGCACCTGCTGGACTTCTCCAACTACATGTCGGGCAAGGGCGCACCGCTGTACGCGCTGTCCCTGCAGAACGAGCCGGACTGGCATCCGGATTACGAGTCGGCGGAATGGAGCGCCAGCGACTTCACCAACTTCCTCAGCGCCCAGGGCGCCGGTTTCGGCAGCCTGAAAGTGCTCGCGGCCGAGTCGTTGAACTTCAATCCCACCCTGACCGACGCCCTGCTCAACAGCAGCGCCAGCCAGCACGTGGACCTCATCGGCGGCCATCTGTACGGAGTGCAGCCGAAGGACTATCCACTTGCGCGCAGCAAGGGCAAACCGCTGTGGATGACCGAGCACTACACCGACAATACCGACGGTAACGCCTGGCCGTCCGCGCTCGGCGTGGCCAGCGAGCTGCACAAGAGCATGGCGGCCAGCTACAGCGCCTACATCTGGTGGTACATCCGCCGCAGCTACGGCCTGATCACCGAAGGCGGCACGATCAGCAAGCGCGGCTACGCGATGGCGCAGTACGCGCGCTTCGTGCGTCCCGGCGCCACGCGGATCGGCGCGACCGCCGCACCCTACAGCGATGTCGCCGTCACCGCCTACAAGCGCACCGACAACAAGCTCGTGCTGGTCGCGGTCAACACCGGCACCCAGTACCGCGAACTGAAGGTCACCGTGCCCAGCGGCAGCGCCGCCAGCTTCACCAAGTACAGCACCTCGGCCAGCACCAATGTCGGCTACGGCGGCGCGTACCAGGTCAGCAACGGCCAGACTGCGTTCTATGTCGATCCGCAGAGCGTGGCGACGTTCATCAGTAACTGA
- the yjjJ gene encoding type II toxin-antitoxin system HipA family toxin YjjJ — MHALHGDGYLFAPRIACPALLHGEFASGVFPGLPWFLDDQRPQGFLGRAFARRVAEDIGASPDLLRWQPDDIVLGLLRHGDDLPGDLVLGELALQRALQGVLQPADTITPAQRLQAYPQRAEAALRGEAVGSSAGGEQPKFVATLQHDGRFQSVIVKFSERAGTPAAQRWADLLRCEQLAGQVLRAHGMAAADSEIVEADGRVYLQSTRFDRTPDLGRRGFVSLAALDAAYYEHGRIDWWLFSRQLQRDGWLDRDDARRLGVYGWFGALIGNNDMHLGNAGVLLADTRPLALAPAYDMLPMAFRPLASGEVVERDYTLALPTPDYQDEWRAAAGMALEFWERVAQADAISAGFRNLALAALQQLDRAVQRIG; from the coding sequence TTGCATGCCTTGCATGGCGACGGCTACCTGTTCGCGCCGCGTATCGCGTGTCCTGCCTTGCTGCACGGCGAATTCGCCAGTGGCGTCTTCCCCGGGTTGCCCTGGTTCCTTGACGACCAGCGGCCGCAGGGGTTCCTCGGGCGCGCCTTCGCGCGCCGGGTGGCCGAGGACATCGGCGCATCGCCGGACCTGTTGCGCTGGCAGCCCGACGACATCGTGCTGGGATTGCTGCGGCATGGAGACGATCTGCCCGGCGACCTGGTCCTGGGCGAACTGGCGCTGCAGCGCGCGCTGCAGGGAGTGCTGCAGCCCGCCGACACGATCACGCCGGCACAGCGCCTGCAGGCGTATCCGCAACGCGCCGAGGCCGCCTTGCGCGGCGAAGCCGTCGGTTCCTCGGCGGGCGGGGAGCAGCCCAAGTTCGTCGCGACGCTGCAGCACGACGGCCGCTTCCAGTCCGTCATCGTCAAGTTCAGCGAGCGCGCAGGCACGCCCGCTGCGCAGCGATGGGCGGACCTGCTGCGCTGCGAACAGCTAGCCGGGCAGGTGTTGCGCGCGCACGGCATGGCCGCTGCCGACAGCGAGATCGTCGAAGCCGACGGTCGCGTGTACCTGCAGTCCACCCGCTTCGATCGCACGCCGGATCTCGGTCGGCGCGGTTTTGTTTCGCTGGCCGCACTGGACGCGGCCTATTACGAGCATGGTCGCATCGATTGGTGGCTGTTCTCCAGGCAATTGCAGCGCGACGGCTGGCTCGATCGCGACGATGCACGGCGGCTTGGCGTGTACGGCTGGTTCGGCGCGCTGATCGGCAACAACGACATGCACCTTGGCAATGCAGGCGTATTGCTTGCCGATACGCGTCCGCTGGCGCTGGCCCCGGCCTACGACATGCTGCCGATGGCGTTCCGTCCTCTGGCGAGCGGCGAGGTGGTGGAGCGCGACTACACACTGGCCTTGCCCACGCCGGACTACCAGGACGAGTGGCGTGCCGCTGCGGGCATGGCGTTGGAGTTCTGGGAGCGCGTGGCGCAGGCAGATGCGATTTCCGCAGGCTTCCGCAACCTGGCGCTGGCGGCCCTGCAGCAACTCGACCGGGCCGTGCAACGCATCGGCTGA
- a CDS encoding DUF2076 domain-containing protein has protein sequence MTPQEQQLLEDFLARLRSAGGVAKDPQADALIRERLAGQPDAAYLLVQRALLLEHALESAKAQIAQLQQAAPPPPPATSFLGQGFNAGPPPLPPAPAPQAAPGWRERLFGGGSSVPEQAPVAAPAARGSSFLGTAATTAAGVAGGMFLFEGVESLLSGHHGGFLGGGSPQPTVVENVTNNYYDDAPLQDTDQDFADDSGLDNDNWT, from the coding sequence ATGACTCCGCAAGAACAACAGCTCCTCGAAGATTTCCTGGCCCGCCTGCGCAGCGCCGGCGGCGTGGCGAAGGATCCGCAGGCCGATGCGCTGATCCGCGAGCGCTTGGCCGGCCAACCGGATGCGGCCTATCTGCTGGTGCAGCGGGCCTTGCTGCTCGAACATGCGCTCGAGAGCGCCAAGGCGCAGATCGCGCAGCTGCAGCAGGCCGCGCCACCGCCGCCGCCGGCCACCAGTTTTCTGGGCCAAGGATTCAATGCCGGACCGCCGCCGTTGCCGCCGGCGCCCGCGCCGCAGGCCGCACCGGGGTGGCGCGAGCGTTTGTTCGGCGGCGGCAGCAGCGTGCCGGAGCAGGCGCCGGTCGCGGCGCCGGCCGCGCGCGGTTCGAGTTTCCTCGGCACCGCGGCGACCACCGCCGCAGGCGTGGCCGGCGGCATGTTCCTGTTCGAAGGCGTGGAGAGTCTGCTCAGTGGCCACCACGGCGGTTTTCTCGGTGGCGGGTCGCCGCAGCCCACCGTGGTCGAGAATGTCACCAACAACTACTACGACGATGCGCCGCTGCAGGACACCGACCAGGACTTCGCCGACGACAGCGGCCTGGACAACGACAACTGGACCTAG
- a CDS encoding acetamidase/formamidase family protein, giving the protein MQWISVLALAASAPAWGGEQWIVATDLWGNRSYQTLELDTTGTQLQGRLDKASVRGTRHGAALAFEATSADGSVSRFDGRIEGDRMRGRSDQPDPNAAGVHASHPFDAWRVPTRATAAPRTHDFVPRDYANAFSADRPPVLTIWPGDTVRTQTLDSGGVDAGGVTRALYGNPQVGPFFVAGAEPGDTLAIHLVSLRLNRDSADSLDGLVGRLQTPRVAAQAAGLGKHVRWRLDRDAALAHPVDGEGPMQHFAIPVRPMLGGLALAPGFGSAALSTGDTGASGGNMDFNAVVQGNTVYLPVQQPGALLYLGDGHALQGDGETTQWALETSLDVEFRVELIKHRAIAMPRVESPEQIMTLGQAGSSDDALRVATSGMLHWLQQDYGLSLAQATQVLGVAVQYRVVNLAGRSVGVAASVHKSVLRTLEAPAR; this is encoded by the coding sequence ATGCAATGGATCTCCGTGTTGGCTTTGGCCGCATCGGCGCCGGCATGGGGCGGCGAGCAATGGATCGTGGCCACGGACCTGTGGGGCAACCGCAGCTACCAGACGCTGGAACTGGACACGACCGGCACCCAGCTGCAGGGCCGGCTCGACAAGGCGTCGGTGCGCGGCACCCGCCATGGCGCTGCGCTGGCCTTCGAGGCCACTTCCGCCGACGGCAGCGTCTCCCGCTTCGATGGCCGCATCGAGGGCGACCGCATGCGCGGTCGCAGCGATCAGCCCGATCCCAATGCCGCCGGCGTGCACGCCAGCCATCCCTTCGACGCATGGCGCGTGCCGACCCGCGCTACCGCCGCGCCCCGGACCCACGACTTCGTGCCCCGCGACTACGCCAATGCCTTCAGCGCCGATCGTCCGCCGGTGCTGACGATCTGGCCGGGCGACACGGTGCGCACGCAGACGCTGGATTCCGGCGGCGTGGACGCGGGCGGCGTCACCCGCGCGCTGTACGGCAACCCGCAGGTCGGGCCGTTCTTCGTCGCCGGCGCCGAGCCCGGCGATACGCTTGCCATCCATCTGGTCTCGCTGCGGCTCAACCGCGATTCCGCCGACAGCCTGGACGGCCTGGTCGGACGCCTGCAGACGCCGCGCGTCGCCGCGCAGGCGGCCGGACTCGGCAAGCACGTGCGCTGGCGGCTGGACCGCGATGCGGCACTCGCGCATCCCGTCGACGGCGAAGGACCAATGCAGCACTTCGCGATTCCCGTGCGGCCGATGCTCGGCGGCCTGGCGCTGGCGCCCGGCTTCGGCAGCGCCGCCCTGTCCACCGGCGATACCGGCGCCAGCGGCGGCAACATGGATTTCAACGCGGTGGTCCAGGGCAATACCGTGTATCTGCCGGTGCAACAGCCGGGCGCGTTGCTCTATCTCGGCGACGGCCACGCGCTGCAGGGCGATGGCGAGACCACGCAGTGGGCGCTGGAGACCTCGCTGGATGTGGAATTCCGGGTCGAACTGATCAAGCACCGCGCGATCGCGATGCCGCGGGTCGAATCGCCCGAGCAGATCATGACCCTGGGCCAGGCCGGCTCCAGCGACGACGCGCTGCGCGTGGCCACCTCCGGCATGCTGCACTGGTTGCAGCAGGACTACGGTCTTTCGCTGGCGCAGGCCACGCAGGTGTTGGGCGTGGCGGTGCAGTACCGGGTGGTCAACCTCGCCGGACGCAGCGTCGGCGTGGCTGCCAGCGTCCACAAATCGGTGTTGCGCACGCTGGAGGCGCCGGCGCGCTGA
- a CDS encoding polysaccharide deacetylase family protein, with the protein MNRYRFVLLALLAVFGIAQAQDDRRIAVTIDDLPWQRMGKTPDAQLPAFHAQLMASLKQANVPIVGFVNEDKLERDGQLQPQRVAMLRDWLDAGYELGNHTYGHVNLHEVGLPAYEDAIVRGERTLRPLLAEYGQPLRWFRHPYLATGRSDADREAVVAFVAARGYRIAPVTVDNGDWVWAFAYAKVLETEPDGAAREATLLRLRKGYVPYMLNKLDYFEAQSQRLFGRRIAQVWLMHANELNAVAFPELIAATRRRGYAFVTLDEALRDPAYRHAEGYTGRGGISWLHRWAMAEHKPKDFYAGEPVVPGWVFALAGIDSE; encoded by the coding sequence ATGAACCGCTATCGCTTCGTGTTGCTGGCCTTGCTGGCCGTGTTCGGTATTGCGCAGGCGCAGGACGATCGCCGTATCGCCGTGACCATCGACGATCTGCCATGGCAGCGCATGGGCAAGACCCCGGACGCGCAGCTGCCGGCGTTCCACGCGCAGCTGATGGCCTCGTTGAAGCAGGCGAACGTGCCGATCGTCGGCTTCGTCAACGAGGACAAACTCGAACGGGACGGCCAGCTGCAACCGCAGCGGGTGGCGATGCTGCGCGATTGGTTGGACGCGGGCTACGAGCTGGGCAATCACACCTACGGCCACGTGAATCTGCACGAGGTGGGATTGCCCGCCTACGAAGACGCGATCGTGCGCGGCGAGCGCACGCTGCGGCCCTTGCTGGCCGAGTACGGGCAGCCGCTGCGCTGGTTCCGCCATCCCTACCTGGCCACCGGCCGCAGCGATGCCGATCGCGAGGCGGTCGTCGCCTTCGTCGCCGCGCGCGGCTATCGCATTGCGCCGGTCACCGTGGACAACGGCGATTGGGTGTGGGCCTTCGCCTATGCGAAGGTGCTGGAGACCGAGCCGGACGGTGCGGCGCGCGAGGCCACGCTGCTGCGGCTGCGCAAGGGCTACGTGCCGTACATGCTCAACAAGCTGGATTATTTCGAGGCGCAATCGCAGCGCTTGTTCGGCCGCCGCATCGCGCAGGTGTGGCTGATGCATGCCAACGAATTGAACGCCGTCGCGTTCCCGGAGTTGATCGCTGCCACGCGCCGCCGCGGCTATGCGTTCGTCACCCTGGACGAAGCATTGCGCGATCCGGCCTACCGGCACGCGGAGGGCTATACCGGCCGCGGCGGCATCAGCTGGCTGCATCGTTGGGCCATGGCCGAGCACAAGCCCAAGGACTTCTACGCCGGTGAGCCGGTGGTGCCGGGATGGGTGTTCGCGCTGGCGGGGATCGATTCGGAGTGA
- a CDS encoding chloride channel protein, whose product MPRRFAPVDRRVLRLCVLAVLIGALVAVTAQLLTALIGLVTNLVYYGHWSTAFASPAGHRLGAWAILLPVAGGLVVGAMARWGSRAIRGHGIPEAMEQVLRNESRIPPRMIWLKPVSSAVAIGTGGPFGAEGPIIATGGALGSLLGQLLRVTADERKTLLAAGAAAGTAAIFSAPISAVLLAIELLLFEWRARSLIPVALAAAVGAGAHLALDGSAPMFAVPALAPAQVSALVAYLALGLISGIAGVGITKLAYAIEDGFERLPIHWMWWPAIGGLAVGAIGWWMPRTLGVGYDNIAGAIAGQLGVATLLALCVAKLLSWSIALGSGTSGGTLAPLFTIGSALGGVLGAAVSSWAPWLHVDPHMAALVCMAAVFAGASRAFLTSVMFAFETTQQPHALLPLLGACAVAYLVSGLTMRHTIMTEKIARRGVRVPSDYAADYLDRIAVGEACSREVVALRSDEALAQVRARLDAGGAAFRHQGFPVVDAAGQAIGVVTRRDLLDPNRQADTRIGTLLKRPLLAVREDHSLREAADHMVEADVGRLVVVGRAPPHAMVGILTRGDLLAAHAQRLRQARHADRHFRGKAKPQP is encoded by the coding sequence ATGCCGCGCCGGTTCGCGCCGGTGGATAGGCGCGTGCTGCGCCTGTGCGTCCTGGCAGTGCTCATCGGCGCGTTGGTGGCGGTGACGGCGCAGCTGCTCACCGCGCTGATCGGCCTGGTCACCAACCTCGTCTACTACGGTCACTGGAGCACCGCGTTCGCCAGTCCGGCCGGGCATCGGCTCGGCGCCTGGGCAATCCTGTTGCCGGTCGCCGGCGGCCTGGTGGTCGGCGCGATGGCCCGCTGGGGCTCGCGCGCGATCCGCGGCCACGGCATTCCCGAGGCAATGGAGCAGGTGCTGCGCAACGAAAGCCGCATTCCGCCGCGGATGATCTGGCTCAAGCCGGTGTCCTCGGCGGTGGCGATCGGCACCGGCGGCCCGTTCGGCGCAGAAGGGCCGATCATCGCCACCGGCGGCGCGCTCGGCTCGCTGCTTGGGCAGCTGCTGCGGGTCACCGCCGACGAACGCAAGACGCTGCTTGCCGCCGGTGCGGCCGCCGGCACTGCGGCCATCTTCTCCGCGCCGATCTCCGCGGTGCTGCTGGCGATCGAGCTGTTGCTGTTCGAATGGCGCGCGCGCTCGCTGATCCCGGTCGCACTGGCGGCGGCGGTCGGTGCCGGCGCGCACCTGGCGCTGGACGGCAGCGCGCCGATGTTCGCGGTGCCCGCGCTGGCGCCGGCGCAGGTCTCGGCGCTCGTCGCCTACCTGGCGCTCGGACTGATCTCCGGCATCGCCGGGGTCGGCATCACCAAGCTCGCCTACGCGATCGAGGACGGCTTCGAGCGATTGCCGATCCATTGGATGTGGTGGCCGGCGATCGGCGGGCTGGCGGTGGGCGCGATCGGCTGGTGGATGCCGCGCACGCTCGGCGTCGGCTACGACAACATCGCCGGTGCCATCGCCGGGCAACTCGGCGTGGCGACGCTGCTGGCGCTGTGCGTGGCCAAGCTGCTGTCGTGGTCGATCGCGCTCGGCAGCGGCACCTCCGGCGGTACCCTGGCGCCACTGTTCACCATCGGCAGCGCGCTTGGCGGCGTGCTCGGCGCGGCCGTTTCGAGCTGGGCGCCGTGGTTGCACGTGGACCCGCACATGGCCGCCCTGGTGTGCATGGCGGCGGTCTTCGCCGGTGCTTCGCGCGCGTTCCTGACCTCGGTGATGTTCGCCTTCGAGACCACCCAACAGCCGCACGCCCTGCTGCCGCTGCTCGGCGCCTGCGCAGTCGCCTACCTGGTGTCCGGGCTGACCATGCGCCACACGATCATGACCGAGAAGATCGCCCGGCGCGGCGTGCGCGTACCCAGCGATTATGCGGCCGACTATCTCGACCGGATCGCGGTCGGCGAGGCGTGCAGCCGCGAGGTGGTCGCGCTGCGCAGCGACGAAGCGTTGGCGCAGGTGCGTGCCCGCCTCGATGCAGGCGGCGCGGCGTTCCGGCACCAGGGATTCCCGGTGGTGGACGCCGCCGGCCAGGCCATCGGCGTCGTCACCCGGCGCGACCTGCTCGATCCGAACCGGCAAGCCGACACGCGCATTGGCACCCTGCTCAAACGTCCGCTGCTGGCGGTGCGCGAAGATCACTCGCTGCGCGAAGCGGCCGACCACATGGTGGAAGCGGACGTGGGCCGGCTGGTCGTCGTTGGCCGCGCACCGCCGCATGCGATGGTCGGCATCCTGACCCGCGGCGATCTGCTGGCCGCGCATGCGCAACGCCTGCGCCAGGCGCGACATGCCGATCGGCACTTTCGTGGCAAGGCAAAACCGCAACCCTGA